One Mycolicibacterium parafortuitum DNA segment encodes these proteins:
- a CDS encoding RNA polymerase sigma factor, producing the protein MHDYLFRSARRELYRGGTSYTEKEIDDIANQVAADALVALLAKLPEFRGDCKLTTWAYRFVVLELSHKLKIRRRHAWTPRLQLDPDDRDAFGDPFIHNPCRHAEAREAIRAVGRAFTTVLTEQQRRVFVETVLEGAAPEVVAERYGMSRNALYKSIFDTRRKIRGFLAANGFEVDGWSLTNPA; encoded by the coding sequence ATGCACGACTACCTGTTCCGCTCGGCGCGCCGGGAGCTCTACCGCGGAGGTACGTCGTACACCGAGAAGGAGATCGACGACATCGCCAACCAGGTCGCGGCGGACGCGCTGGTGGCCCTGCTGGCGAAACTGCCCGAGTTTCGCGGTGACTGCAAACTCACCACCTGGGCATACCGTTTCGTCGTCCTGGAGCTGTCGCACAAGCTCAAGATCCGGCGCCGGCACGCCTGGACGCCCCGCCTGCAGCTTGATCCGGACGACCGGGACGCGTTCGGCGATCCGTTCATCCACAACCCCTGCCGGCACGCCGAGGCCCGCGAGGCAATCCGCGCGGTCGGCCGCGCGTTCACGACGGTCCTGACCGAGCAGCAGCGGCGCGTCTTCGTTGAAACCGTGCTCGAGGGCGCGGCCCCGGAAGTCGTCGCCGAGAGGTACGGCATGTCGCGGAACGCGCTGTACAAGAGCATCTTCGACACCCGCCGTAAGATTCGCGGATTTCTGGCCGCTAATGGATTCGAAGTCGATGGCTGGTCACTGACGAACCCCGCCTGA
- a CDS encoding sigma-70 family RNA polymerase sigma factor — MPTVDNRDSGDSFTVEALPLRADLLRVAYRYTRNAADAEELVQETYLSAWTSYGTYQPGTNIRAWLVRILVNNWVNSYRKSTRRVRETLSGCLAHEPAVHAMTATPSAEDVVLRDHTDEAVKRSVARLPTGFQAVIFYADICDYTLKEVAAIQSIPLGTAMSRRHRGLQRLRTQLGTPDTQPSVR, encoded by the coding sequence ATGCCCACAGTCGACAACCGCGATTCCGGGGACTCCTTCACGGTCGAAGCCCTTCCGCTGCGTGCCGACCTTCTGCGCGTCGCATACCGCTACACGCGCAACGCCGCCGACGCCGAGGAACTCGTCCAGGAGACGTACCTGAGTGCCTGGACGAGTTACGGAACCTACCAACCTGGGACGAACATCCGCGCCTGGCTGGTGCGAATCCTGGTGAACAACTGGGTGAACAGCTATCGGAAATCGACACGGCGCGTGCGGGAAACCCTCTCCGGTTGTCTGGCCCACGAACCGGCGGTCCATGCGATGACCGCCACCCCGTCCGCAGAGGACGTGGTGCTGCGAGACCACACCGACGAGGCCGTGAAGCGAAGCGTGGCAAGGCTACCGACGGGTTTTCAGGCGGTGATCTTCTACGCCGACATCTGCGATTACACGCTCAAGGAGGTCGCGGCGATCCAGAGCATCCCGCTCGGGACGGCGATGTCGCGGCGGCACCGGGGACTGCAGAGGCTGCGCACCCAGCTCGGCACCCCCGACACACAGCCCAGTGTGCGGTGA
- a CDS encoding formylglycine-generating enzyme family protein, translating into MLTDLVDLPGGAFRMGSIDFYPEEAPVHTVTVEPFAIERHPVTNAQFAEFVDATGYVTVAEQALDPADFPGVPEADLLPGALVFRPTAGPVDLRDWRQWWTWVPGACWRRPFGPQSSIDDRTDHPVVQVAYPDAAAYAAWAGRRLPTEAQWEYAARAGSTSRYAWGDDAAPGGELMANTWQGEFPYRNDGALGWVGTSPVGTFPPNAFGLVDMIGNVWEWTTTTYSRHHRLDEPTTNGCCPPAPSADPTVNQALKGGSHLCAPEYCHRYRPAARSPQSQDSATTHIGFRCIADGHSRG; encoded by the coding sequence GTGCTGACGGACCTCGTTGACCTGCCGGGTGGGGCGTTCCGGATGGGGTCGATCGATTTCTACCCCGAGGAGGCCCCCGTCCACACCGTGACCGTGGAACCGTTCGCGATAGAACGGCACCCGGTGACGAACGCCCAGTTCGCCGAGTTCGTGGATGCCACCGGCTACGTCACCGTCGCCGAACAGGCACTGGACCCGGCCGACTTCCCGGGAGTACCGGAAGCCGATCTGCTGCCCGGTGCGCTGGTGTTCAGGCCCACGGCCGGCCCGGTGGACCTGCGGGACTGGCGGCAGTGGTGGACCTGGGTTCCGGGAGCCTGCTGGCGCAGGCCGTTCGGACCGCAGTCCTCGATCGACGACCGCACCGACCATCCGGTGGTGCAGGTGGCCTACCCCGACGCGGCGGCCTACGCCGCATGGGCCGGGCGCCGGCTGCCCACCGAAGCCCAGTGGGAGTACGCGGCGCGGGCCGGCTCGACGTCCAGATACGCCTGGGGGGATGACGCCGCGCCGGGCGGAGAGCTGATGGCCAACACGTGGCAGGGCGAGTTCCCGTACCGCAACGACGGCGCCCTCGGCTGGGTCGGGACAAGCCCGGTCGGCACCTTCCCGCCGAACGCGTTCGGCCTGGTCGACATGATCGGCAACGTCTGGGAGTGGACCACCACGACGTACTCGCGTCACCATCGGCTCGACGAACCCACGACGAACGGCTGCTGTCCGCCGGCCCCGTCGGCCGATCCGACGGTCAACCAGGCGCTCAAGGGCGGCTCGCATCTGTGCGCCCCCGAGTACTGCCACCGCTACCGGCCCGCCGCGCGCTCGCCGCAGTCCCAGGACAGCGCCACCACCCACATCGGGTTCCGCTGCATCGCGGACGGGCATTCGCGCGGCTAA
- the arr gene encoding NAD(+)--rifampin ADP-ribosyltransferase has translation MPQRPKPFEVHESGAYLHGTKADLSVGDHLVPGHRSNYDDGRVMNHVYVTQTLDAAAWGAELATGDGPGRIYVVEPQGPLEDDPNVTDKKLPGNPTRSFRTREPVKIVGEITDWVGHSDEQLQAMRDSLAELRRKGLDVIYD, from the coding sequence ATGCCGCAGCGGCCCAAGCCTTTTGAAGTCCACGAGTCCGGTGCGTACCTGCACGGCACCAAAGCCGACCTGTCGGTCGGGGACCATCTGGTGCCGGGGCACCGGTCGAACTACGACGACGGACGAGTGATGAACCATGTGTACGTGACCCAGACGCTCGACGCCGCGGCGTGGGGAGCAGAGCTCGCCACCGGCGACGGCCCGGGCCGGATCTACGTCGTCGAACCGCAGGGACCCCTCGAAGACGACCCGAACGTCACCGACAAGAAGCTGCCCGGCAACCCGACCCGGTCGTTCCGCACCCGGGAACCGGTGAAGATCGTCGGCGAAATCACCGACTGGGTCGGGCATTCCGACGAACAACTGCAGGCGATGCGCGACAGCCTGGCCGAATTGCGGCGCAAAGGGCTCGACGTCATCTACGACTGA
- a CDS encoding DNA gyrase subunit A, whose amino-acid sequence MTATLDIPEQNPDLVLEQSADDYWNHYQLTFALYSVSDRAIPSAFDGLKPGQRRLLYQMHESRLLPGNKPQKSSKVCSAVTGNLHPHGGASMYGAAALMAADFQRVKVIDGQGAFPRIQGDIPAADRYTEMRLSAPGAALTAELDSHAVPMVPTFDGEWIEPTVLPAQWPVLLCNGAVGIAEGWATKVPAHNPREIMAACRALLKTPNMTDDRLCKLIPGPDWGCGASVVGTAGLREYITTGRGQFTVRGTISVEGKNCIITELPPGVASNTVQDRIRALVESGEMSGVADMSDLTDRRNGLRIVVTAKRGHTAEQIRDQLLALTPLESTFAASLVALDENRVPRWWSVRELIAAFLSLRDSVVLHRSEYRLEKVSARRHLVAGLMKIHLDIDAAVAVIRGSETVDEARRGLQERFSIDEAQADYVLALQLRRLTKLDVIELQAEAEKLDAEFAELSELVANPDARRKVIDQELVETAKLFKGPEFDRRTVLDYDATPVSATNGEDGARERKVNTSWRLDDRGVFSDSHGDLLTSGLGWAVWSDGRIKFTTGGGLPYKTRDIPVAPDITGLVRSGVMPLGHHLALVTRRGRILRIDPAAVNPQGVAGNGVAGVKLAADDPEDTVIAALPLTCQNGEAILSVAEKSWKVTEVADIPVKGRGGAGVGFHPFVKGEGLLLAAAVSPTGYVRGKKTVRAENRAKAAVKGSGADVTPAPPPES is encoded by the coding sequence GTGACCGCCACTCTCGACATCCCCGAGCAGAACCCCGATCTGGTACTCGAGCAGAGCGCCGACGACTACTGGAACCACTATCAGCTGACGTTCGCGCTCTACAGCGTCAGCGACCGCGCGATCCCGTCGGCGTTCGACGGTCTCAAGCCCGGCCAGCGGCGTCTGCTCTACCAGATGCACGAGTCGCGGCTGCTGCCAGGCAACAAGCCGCAGAAGTCGTCGAAGGTGTGCTCGGCGGTCACCGGCAACCTGCATCCGCACGGCGGCGCGTCGATGTACGGTGCCGCCGCGCTGATGGCCGCGGACTTCCAGCGCGTGAAAGTCATCGACGGCCAAGGCGCTTTCCCCAGAATCCAGGGTGACATCCCCGCCGCAGACCGCTACACCGAGATGCGGCTGTCGGCACCGGGTGCGGCGCTGACCGCCGAACTCGACAGCCACGCGGTGCCGATGGTGCCGACCTTCGACGGCGAATGGATCGAGCCGACGGTGCTGCCGGCGCAGTGGCCGGTGCTGCTGTGCAACGGCGCGGTCGGCATCGCCGAGGGCTGGGCCACCAAGGTGCCCGCGCACAACCCCCGCGAGATCATGGCCGCCTGCCGGGCGCTGCTGAAGACCCCGAACATGACCGACGACCGGCTGTGCAAGCTGATCCCCGGACCCGACTGGGGCTGCGGTGCGTCGGTGGTCGGCACCGCCGGGCTGCGGGAGTACATCACCACCGGCCGCGGCCAGTTCACCGTGCGGGGCACGATCAGCGTCGAGGGCAAGAACTGCATCATCACCGAGCTGCCCCCGGGCGTCGCGAGCAACACCGTGCAGGACCGGATTCGGGCGCTGGTCGAGTCCGGCGAGATGTCCGGTGTCGCCGACATGTCCGATCTGACCGATCGCCGCAACGGCCTGCGCATCGTCGTCACGGCCAAGCGCGGCCACACCGCCGAGCAGATCCGTGATCAGCTGCTGGCGCTGACCCCGCTGGAGTCGACGTTCGCCGCCAGCCTGGTCGCACTCGACGAGAACCGGGTGCCGCGCTGGTGGTCGGTGCGCGAGCTGATCGCCGCGTTCCTGTCACTGCGGGATTCGGTGGTGCTGCACCGCAGCGAGTACCGGCTGGAGAAGGTCTCCGCCCGCCGGCATCTGGTGGCCGGTCTGATGAAGATCCACCTGGACATCGACGCGGCCGTCGCCGTCATCCGAGGCTCCGAGACGGTCGACGAGGCGCGCCGGGGTCTGCAGGAGCGTTTCTCGATCGACGAGGCACAGGCCGATTACGTTCTGGCGCTTCAGCTTCGGCGGCTCACCAAGCTGGACGTGATCGAGCTGCAGGCCGAGGCCGAGAAACTCGACGCCGAGTTCGCCGAACTCAGTGAACTGGTCGCGAATCCGGACGCCCGCCGCAAGGTGATCGACCAAGAGCTCGTCGAGACCGCGAAGCTGTTCAAGGGTCCCGAGTTCGACCGGCGCACGGTGCTGGACTACGACGCCACCCCCGTGTCGGCCACCAACGGCGAGGATGGTGCGCGCGAGCGCAAGGTCAACACGTCGTGGCGCCTGGACGACCGGGGGGTGTTCTCGGACAGCCACGGCGATCTGCTCACGTCGGGGCTGGGCTGGGCGGTGTGGTCGGACGGCCGGATCAAGTTCACCACCGGCGGCGGGCTGCCGTACAAGACCCGTGACATCCCCGTCGCGCCGGATATCACCGGGTTGGTGCGCTCCGGGGTGATGCCCCTCGGCCATCACCTGGCGTTGGTGACGCGGCGCGGCCGGATCCTGCGCATCGACCCGGCGGCGGTGAACCCGCAGGGTGTCGCGGGCAACGGGGTGGCCGGGGTGAAGCTGGCGGCAGACGACCCGGAAGACACCGTGATCGCGGCACTGCCGCTGACCTGTCAGAACGGTGAGGCGATCCTGTCGGTCGCCGAAAAGAGCTGGAAGGTCACCGAAGTCGCCGACATCCCGGTCAAGGGCCGTGGCGGAGCGGGCGTCGGATTCCACCCGTTCGTCAAGGGCGAGGGCCTGCTGCTCGCGGCGGCGGTGTCGCCGACCGGGTACGTGCGCGGCAAGAAGACCGTGCGCGCCGAGAACCGCGCCAAGGCCGCCGTGAAGGGCTCCGGCGCCGACGTCACGCCGGCACCGCCGCCCGAGAGCTGA
- a CDS encoding ester cyclase, with translation MTESNKVLVRRFFTAVEDGDFDVFDEIVAQDYDDHLPGRPPGRESLKTYFRGLREAFPDLRLPIAQMIAEGDRVAVLNAVQGTHRGEFLGLAPTGRSVDAPAFQLYRIQDGRLAEHWEVADFATLQRQLTGPA, from the coding sequence ATGACCGAGTCCAACAAAGTTCTGGTCCGCAGGTTCTTCACCGCGGTCGAAGACGGTGACTTCGACGTCTTCGACGAGATCGTCGCGCAGGATTACGACGACCACCTTCCCGGCCGGCCACCCGGCCGGGAATCCCTCAAAACCTACTTCCGCGGGTTGCGGGAGGCCTTCCCGGATCTTCGGCTGCCGATCGCGCAGATGATCGCCGAGGGAGACCGCGTCGCGGTGCTCAACGCCGTCCAGGGCACCCACCGCGGCGAGTTCCTCGGCCTCGCCCCCACCGGCCGCAGCGTCGACGCCCCGGCGTTCCAGCTGTACCGGATCCAGGACGGTCGACTGGCCGAACACTGGGAGGTCGCCGACTTCGCGACGCTGCAGCGGCAGCTGACCGGGCCGGCCTGA
- a CDS encoding PEP/pyruvate-binding domain-containing protein: MSDAGSSVVELVDVVDDRFGGKALGLAELIRLGVPVPPGFVITHATGCALTEVLTDRFTRMQAAGQTPVAVRSSAAGEDGAQLSFAGQYDTVLGVGSTDELAAALEKCVSSAESVRATAYQDGAPPAAMHLVVQQMVDARAAGVVFTADPASGRRDLLVIDAVHGLGESLVDGSASSDHHVLTHAGEPVAGEVGPESALTAADIDRIRDGALLAARRWGRPLDLEWAIDRTGALWWLQARPITTLPGDLNEMDTPVTGPTHVYTRCNIGEMMPGAFCPLTASVSGHAIDYAMQMVQVAGGVQKRYEDRCRQVGYFFGHMFLNMTEGTALSSGILGNSLEQFSLSVCGRVIDELEPGPPKPFARKLINTVRLSTFALSSGPAIRRLPDTIARFPAITSRDPAVVLRQLDAGLEMYRYVTLVHVRSSSRSAVAANVLESHLVRQAAKRGAGETAGSAEAIRLMTGAGVESALMVEELNAVVDTLRHDPDAVGEFLAASPGEAVTRLRDSGNPSGAALRGFLDRHGHRGYRELCMRDPSWADDPEGLGSMMQVMLRAPARQDPSETAAPEPESRTLRMLARLAQGGARGREETKSRMALVAHLLKRGYRHLGEVLCDNGVLPDADLVFFFDRRELPRLVSGGDVTELVERARLRRDALPYQAALEFDDVSVGRPTPTVRRQVSTDGQIAGRPAGHGSVEGVVRVARSVVEARDLQPGEILVAPVTDVGWTPYFAVIAALVTDIGSSVSHGAVVAREYGLPCVVNTLVGTQVLRTGDRVRVDGDRGLVTVL, translated from the coding sequence GTGTCTGACGCAGGTTCATCGGTCGTCGAACTCGTCGATGTGGTCGACGACCGATTCGGGGGCAAGGCGCTCGGGCTCGCCGAGTTGATCCGCCTCGGCGTGCCGGTGCCACCCGGTTTCGTGATCACCCACGCCACCGGCTGCGCCCTGACCGAGGTTCTGACCGACCGGTTCACCCGGATGCAGGCGGCCGGTCAGACGCCGGTCGCGGTGCGTTCGTCGGCGGCCGGAGAGGACGGCGCCCAGCTGTCCTTCGCCGGTCAGTACGACACCGTGCTCGGTGTCGGGTCAACGGACGAGCTCGCCGCCGCACTCGAAAAATGCGTCAGCTCAGCCGAATCCGTGCGTGCCACGGCGTATCAGGACGGTGCCCCGCCGGCCGCGATGCACCTGGTGGTCCAGCAGATGGTCGACGCGCGCGCTGCCGGTGTGGTGTTCACCGCCGACCCGGCGTCCGGCCGGCGCGACCTGCTGGTCATCGACGCCGTCCACGGTCTCGGCGAGAGCCTGGTCGACGGATCCGCGTCCTCGGATCACCACGTGCTGACCCACGCCGGCGAACCGGTGGCCGGTGAGGTCGGCCCGGAGTCGGCGCTCACGGCGGCCGACATCGACCGGATCCGCGACGGCGCACTGCTGGCCGCGCGGCGCTGGGGACGGCCGCTGGACCTGGAATGGGCGATCGACCGCACCGGTGCGCTGTGGTGGCTGCAGGCCCGGCCGATCACGACGCTGCCCGGTGACCTCAACGAGATGGACACGCCGGTCACCGGACCCACCCACGTCTACACGCGGTGCAACATCGGCGAGATGATGCCGGGTGCGTTCTGTCCGTTGACGGCGTCGGTGAGCGGCCACGCGATCGACTACGCGATGCAGATGGTGCAGGTCGCCGGTGGCGTGCAGAAGCGCTACGAGGACCGCTGCCGCCAGGTCGGGTACTTCTTCGGCCACATGTTCCTGAACATGACCGAGGGCACGGCGCTGAGCTCGGGAATCCTCGGCAACTCGCTCGAGCAGTTCTCGCTGTCGGTCTGCGGCCGGGTGATCGACGAACTGGAGCCCGGCCCGCCGAAACCCTTCGCGCGCAAGCTGATCAACACCGTTCGGCTCAGCACCTTCGCGCTCAGCTCCGGACCGGCGATCCGCAGGCTGCCCGATACCATCGCGCGGTTCCCGGCCATCACCAGCCGCGACCCCGCCGTCGTGCTGCGCCAACTCGACGCGGGGCTGGAGATGTACCGCTACGTCACACTGGTCCACGTGCGGTCCTCGTCGCGCTCGGCGGTGGCGGCCAATGTGCTGGAGAGCCACCTCGTGCGGCAGGCGGCCAAGCGGGGCGCGGGCGAGACCGCGGGCAGTGCCGAGGCGATCCGGTTGATGACGGGCGCCGGTGTCGAAAGTGCGCTGATGGTCGAGGAACTCAACGCCGTGGTCGACACCCTGCGCCACGACCCTGACGCAGTCGGGGAGTTCCTGGCCGCGTCACCCGGCGAGGCCGTGACCCGGTTGCGGGACAGCGGCAACCCGAGCGGCGCGGCGCTGCGGGGTTTCCTGGACCGGCACGGCCACCGCGGGTACCGCGAACTGTGCATGCGGGATCCGTCGTGGGCCGACGATCCGGAGGGTCTGGGGTCGATGATGCAGGTGATGCTGCGGGCCCCGGCGAGGCAGGATCCGTCGGAAACCGCCGCCCCCGAACCGGAGTCGCGCACGCTACGGATGCTCGCCCGGCTCGCCCAGGGCGGCGCGCGCGGCCGGGAGGAGACCAAATCCCGGATGGCGCTGGTCGCCCACCTGCTCAAGCGGGGTTACCGCCATCTCGGCGAGGTGCTCTGCGACAACGGTGTGCTTCCCGACGCCGACCTGGTGTTCTTCTTCGACCGTCGCGAGCTGCCGCGGCTGGTGTCGGGCGGCGATGTGACCGAGCTGGTCGAGCGGGCCCGGCTCCGTCGTGACGCACTCCCGTACCAGGCCGCCCTGGAGTTCGACGACGTCTCGGTCGGACGTCCGACACCGACTGTGCGCCGGCAGGTTTCGACTGACGGCCAGATCGCGGGACGACCCGCCGGGCACGGCTCGGTGGAAGGTGTGGTCCGGGTGGCCCGTTCGGTCGTCGAGGCCCGGGATCTGCAACCCGGCGAGATCCTGGTCGCTCCGGTCACCGATGTCGGGTGGACGCCGTACTTCGCGGTGATCGCCGCGCTGGTCACCGACATCGGCAGCTCGGTATCCCACGGCGCCGTCGTCGCCCGCGAGTACGGGTTGCCGTGCGTGGTGAACACGTTGGTGGGCACCCAGGTGCTGCGCACCGGCGACCGGGTGCGGGTGGACGGCGACCGCGGACTGGTGACGGTCCTCTAG
- a CDS encoding LacI family DNA-binding transcriptional regulator yields MTTMGDVARLAGVSASTVSHVLNGTRKVNDETRLRVEAAIEETGYRRNVVARALAGGRTHTVGLSISALTNPYFGGLVHAVERALSAAGYVLIVGDSHDEADSEKRVVDSLLGRRVDGMIVAPAAGSERTTLPEITGTGTPLVLIDRGADIAADQVSSENLDAARSLTEHLLDLGHRRIGVVRGKPGISSTTERFDGHLAALTDRGIELDDELVLEGDSNTDTAEREVRKLMSSADRPSALVSMNNAMTIGTLKAVRSVGLSIPGDLALVCYDDFEWSDLFEPKLTAAAQDVDTIGATAVELLLRRMRGDDAAPQRIRVPTAFHHRNSCGCA; encoded by the coding sequence ATGACCACCATGGGTGATGTGGCCCGTCTCGCCGGTGTGTCGGCATCCACGGTGTCACACGTGCTCAACGGCACCCGCAAGGTCAACGACGAGACCCGGCTGCGCGTCGAGGCGGCGATCGAGGAGACCGGGTACCGGCGCAACGTCGTCGCACGCGCCCTGGCCGGCGGCCGGACGCACACCGTCGGGCTGTCCATCTCGGCGCTGACCAACCCGTACTTCGGCGGGCTGGTGCACGCGGTCGAACGGGCCCTCTCCGCCGCCGGATACGTACTGATCGTGGGTGATTCGCACGATGAGGCGGACTCGGAGAAGCGGGTGGTGGACTCCCTGCTGGGCCGCCGGGTCGACGGGATGATCGTGGCGCCGGCGGCCGGATCGGAGCGGACCACACTGCCCGAGATCACCGGCACCGGAACGCCGCTGGTGCTGATCGACCGCGGCGCCGACATCGCCGCCGACCAGGTGTCCTCGGAGAACCTCGACGCGGCACGGTCGTTGACCGAGCATCTGCTCGACCTCGGCCACCGGCGCATCGGTGTCGTGCGCGGCAAGCCCGGGATCTCGTCGACCACCGAACGGTTCGACGGTCACCTCGCGGCGCTGACCGACCGCGGTATCGAACTCGACGACGAGCTGGTGCTCGAGGGCGACTCCAACACCGATACCGCCGAACGTGAAGTGCGCAAGCTGATGTCGAGTGCGGACCGGCCGAGCGCGCTGGTGTCGATGAACAACGCGATGACCATCGGCACGCTCAAAGCCGTACGCAGCGTCGGGCTGTCGATCCCGGGCGACCTCGCGCTGGTCTGCTACGACGACTTCGAATGGTCAGACCTGTTCGAACCGAAGCTCACCGCCGCCGCACAGGACGTCGACACCATCGGCGCCACCGCGGTCGAACTGCTGTTGCGCCGCATGCGGGGCGACGACGCCGCGCCGCAACGGATCCGGGTGCCGACGGCGTTTCACCACCGCAACTCGTGCGGCTGCGCCTGA
- a CDS encoding toprim domain-containing protein has translation MSYTAADITELDDVQHTRLRPAVNLGLDVLNTALRELIDNAVEEVADPSHGGSTVTITLHADGSVSVADDGRGLPVDTDPTTGKNGIVKTLGTARAGGKFSAHTDATSTGAGLNGIGAAAAVFISARTDVTVHRDGKTYVQCFGRGYPGVFDGEGFDPDAEFTRDDTQKLRGVGNRKPKLHGTTVRILFDPSVVPDSTVDIGEVLLRAHAAARMSPGVQLVVVDEGWPGDEIPPALLEPFNGPWGTDTLLDLMCTAAGTPAPGVRAIVEGRGEYTTGRGPTPFRWSLTAGPAEPATVAAFCNTVRTPGGGSHLTAAVKGLSEALADRASRIRDLGLAKGEEGPEPQDFAAVTALAVDTRAPDVSWDSQAKTAVSSRSLNLAMAPDVARSVTVWAANPANNDTVTLWTKLALESARARRSAEGAKARSRAASKAKGLGTNLSLPPKLLPSRETGRGSGAELFLCEGDSALGTIKAARDATFQAAFPLKGKPPNVYGFALSKARAKDEFDSIERILGCGVRDNCDPELCRYDRILFASDADPDGGNINSSLISMFLDFYRPLVEAGMVFVTLPPLFVVKNGDERIYCQDESERDAAVAQLKATSKKRVEVQRNKGLGEMDADDFWNTVLDPHRRTVIRVHPDDADKKLHHTLFGGPPEGRRTWMAEIAARVDTASLDLD, from the coding sequence GTGAGTTACACCGCCGCTGACATCACCGAGCTCGACGATGTCCAGCACACCCGCCTGCGGCCGGCGGTCAACCTCGGTCTGGACGTCCTGAACACCGCCCTTCGCGAGTTGATCGACAACGCCGTCGAGGAGGTCGCCGACCCCAGCCACGGCGGGTCGACGGTGACCATCACGCTGCACGCCGACGGGTCGGTCAGCGTCGCCGACGACGGCCGCGGCCTTCCCGTCGACACCGACCCCACCACCGGTAAGAACGGCATCGTCAAGACCCTCGGTACCGCGCGTGCCGGCGGGAAGTTCTCCGCCCACACCGACGCCACCAGCACCGGCGCCGGGTTGAACGGAATCGGCGCCGCCGCAGCGGTATTCATCTCCGCGCGTACCGACGTCACCGTCCACCGCGACGGCAAGACCTACGTGCAGTGCTTCGGCCGGGGTTATCCCGGGGTGTTCGACGGCGAGGGTTTCGACCCGGACGCCGAGTTCACCCGCGACGACACCCAGAAACTCCGGGGCGTCGGCAACCGCAAGCCCAAGCTGCACGGCACCACCGTGCGGATCCTGTTCGACCCGTCCGTCGTCCCGGACTCCACCGTCGACATCGGCGAGGTGCTGCTGCGCGCCCACGCCGCGGCGCGGATGTCCCCGGGTGTGCAGCTGGTCGTCGTCGACGAGGGCTGGCCCGGTGACGAGATCCCGCCCGCACTGCTCGAACCGTTCAACGGGCCGTGGGGCACGGACACCCTGCTCGACCTGATGTGCACCGCGGCAGGCACCCCGGCCCCCGGTGTGCGCGCGATCGTCGAGGGCCGCGGCGAGTACACCACCGGCCGCGGGCCGACCCCGTTCCGGTGGTCGCTGACCGCCGGACCGGCCGAACCGGCGACGGTGGCCGCGTTCTGCAACACCGTGCGCACCCCCGGCGGCGGGTCGCACCTGACCGCGGCGGTCAAGGGGCTGTCCGAGGCGCTCGCCGACCGCGCGTCCCGTATCCGCGACCTCGGGCTGGCCAAGGGTGAAGAAGGACCGGAGCCCCAGGATTTCGCGGCCGTCACCGCCCTGGCCGTCGACACCCGCGCCCCCGACGTGTCGTGGGACTCGCAGGCCAAGACCGCGGTGTCGTCCCGGTCGCTGAACCTGGCGATGGCACCGGATGTGGCGCGCAGCGTCACCGTGTGGGCGGCCAACCCCGCCAACAACGACACCGTCACACTCTGGACCAAGCTGGCACTGGAGTCGGCCAGGGCCCGGCGCAGTGCCGAGGGCGCCAAGGCGCGCTCCCGCGCGGCGTCGAAGGCCAAAGGCCTCGGCACCAACCTGTCGCTACCGCCGAAGCTGTTGCCCAGCAGGGAAACCGGCCGCGGCTCGGGCGCCGAACTGTTCCTCTGCGAGGGCGACTCGGCGCTGGGCACCATCAAGGCCGCCCGCGACGCGACGTTCCAGGCGGCGTTCCCGCTGAAGGGCAAGCCGCCCAACGTGTACGGGTTCGCGCTGAGCAAGGCCAGGGCCAAGGACGAATTCGACTCGATCGAACGCATTCTGGGCTGCGGCGTGCGGGACAACTGCGATCCGGAGCTGTGCCGCTACGACCGGATCCTGTTCGCCTCCGACGCCGACCCCGACGGCGGCAACATCAACTCGAGCCTGATCTCGATGTTCCTGGACTTCTACCGTCCGCTGGTGGAGGCCGGCATGGTCTTCGTGACGTTGCCGCCGCTGTTCGTGGTGAAGAACGGTGACGAGCGGATCTACTGCCAGGACGAATCCGAACGTGACGCGGCGGTGGCTCAGCTGAAGGCGACCTCGAAGAAGCGCGTCGAGGTGCAGCGTAACAAGGGTCTCGGCGAGATGGACGCCGACGACTTCTGGAACACCGTGCTGGATCCGCACCGCCGCACGGTGATTCGCGTGCATCCCGATGATGCGGACAAGAAGCTGCACCACACGCTGTTCGGCGGACCTCCGGAGGGAAGGCGCACGTGGATGGCCGAGATCGCCGCCCGCGTCGACACCGCTTCCCTCGACCTCGACTAG